AGCTGGTTGGTGACGCCGGCGAGCGAGGGTGCACGGAGGATGCCCAGAAAAAGTGGATCGACTCGCCTCTCGTGTCACCCACGCAGGATGCGGGGACAGTTAGCTGTTCCTAAAAGTATGGTAATTGCGGTGTTTTAATTTTGTTGTATGTTGTGGCTTAAGAGCATTTTCAATAGTTGATGTAAAATATATCGCCAAATTGTTTcgagtaaaatttacatcaccaaagaaATGATTTTTACCATCATAAAAAACCTTCAACTCCAACAGATAATGTAAAATAAGTGTTGCAAAATACATTACTGTTGTCGTCTTGCGGGTGTCTTATTTGCATTATCTGTTGGAGCACTTGATGATGTAAAAATAGAATTTGGTGATGCAAATTTTGCTCCAGACCTGTGATCCATGTAAAAATATGCTCGCGAGCATAAGTGATGCAAATTTATACCACTTGATGACCTATTTTACATCACGCCCTATCTCCCTAGTAAAAATATTTGCATCTACATTATTTATTGGAGCAGCGTTTTTATCCTCTCGTGATGTAAAAAGTGGTCctgatctattttacatcatctaattGAGATGTTCTAAATAACCCAAAATTAATTCATGCCACTCGGTCTGGATCTATCTTTCAACAGAAGAAGAGACACACAATTTACAGTATTCCCGATTGGGAAAAAGCTTGATCAAGAATTAAACTGGTATATCACTACAATATACATCCTCCCTGTGTTTTCTCAATCAAGCTGTACAAAGTTTTGTCGGCTACATCTACGAAAATAAAGCGCACCGCTGGAAACGAATTAGGAAAACAAAGTCCTTGACAGTATGACGAGTCACAGATNNNNNNNNNNNNNNNNNNNNNNNNNNNNNNNNNNNNNNNNNNNNNNNNNNNNNNNNNNNNNNNNNNNNNNNNNNNNNNNNNNNNNNNNNNNNNNNNNNNNNNNNNNNNNNNNNNNNNNNNNNNNNNNNNNNNNNNNNNNNNNNNNNNNNNNNNNNNNNNNNNNNNNNNNNNNNNNNNNNNNNNNNNNNNNNNNNNNNNNNGTACGGGTTTCACATGGACGCGCGACGTCCGGCGGAGATCATCTGAGCGTCAAGATGTGGAGGTTGATGAGCACCGGCGtgacgaggacgacgacgagcGCGATACCGCCGAGGACGGCGAAGCACATCCATTTGCGGGTGTCCTTCTGGATCTCGTGCGCCTGCTCCAGCTCGACGGTGCCCCGGCGCACGAAGGAGCTGGCGTGCGCGACGTGGCTCTCGATGTCGTTGAGCTGGTGCCCCTGCGCCTCCACCAGCGCCGCCATGTCTTGGAACACCTGGTGCAGATCCATGAGGCTGCGCTCGATGTCCTTGACGGCGTCGCTCCGCTCCTGGATCTCCGAGATGGTGTCCATCACCTGCCCGCGCCCCTGGTCCTGGATCGCCTTCTGCAGGAACGACTCGCTCTCCCCGGACGAGATGAGCGAGTCGATCGTGCTCTCCTCCGCGTGCTCGCCCGTCACCGTGAAGTACCGCCGCGCCACCGTCTCCTTGTACTCCGCCGCCATCTTCGCCCTCAGCCCCTGCGCAGAGTAGAGCATGCACCGGCAACGCCGGCCACAGGTTCTCGTCATTCATGCACGTACACTCACGCCCGAGGCGCGCAATGCAAGCATGTTTGGACGGATCAAATTACCTGGAAGTCGTCCATGATATCCTTGAGCTTCTTGCCGAGGCCGGCGACGACGGAGGTGCGGGTTCGGTCGACGGAGGACCCGGGGCCCCAGTCGGGCGCCTTGCGGGAGTTGGCGTTGTCGCTCTTGAGCGCCTCGAGCTTGGCCTTGACGGCCTTGGCGCGCTTGAGCACCTGCTCGACGTCGCCGTCCATGCGGGAGCGGAGGGCCTTGATGGTGCGGGCGTCGTGCGCCGTCTTGGTCTCCTCGTTGGTGGACTGCAGCCGCTTGTGCAGGGTCTCGAAGCCCTTTAAGTCCTCCTTCACGGCCTCCACGTCCGAGAAGAACTGGTCCAGGTTCGCCCCGTTCATGCCGCCGGCCTCCATGTCGGCCGCCGACGTCTCCGGGTTCGCGTCCGCATACTTCTTGAACGAGCTCGACGAGAAAAGGTCGTTCATCTTGGACGCTAATTAACGGAGTGCGCAGCCCAGAACGCCGATCAAAACGCGGCGAGAGCTGAGCGCACGCACGGCAAGGCGGATCGTGGGACACTGGGAGGGGATTGAATTTGGAAGAATGGCAATGGCTTGCCTTCCCTGGAAGGCGTAGGTCCAAGAAACGAGCAATCGATCATCAAGTGTTGTGAAGAAAGGAAGGTCTCCCTCTCCCGTAGGAGggattctctctctctccctatttGTGGCAGCATGGCATGGACGGCTTCTCCTTGTCTTCCCGGGGTCTTCGTCTAGTCATTTTTACCACCGGTGACTTCTTTGTTGCTAGCGCcacttatatactccctccgttcctttatctaAGGTGCATTTTTTTCAGCTCGGTGACCAAGGCAGCAATTTTTGGAGCATCTGGGACAATACTACCCCTGGTATTAGCTTAGCGTTGGAAATCAATTAGGTGAGCTTCCACTGATTTGGCCGCTGCATGCAGATACGCTGCCGGCCTTGCATGGCACATGCAATCCCCGTATCCCAAGAAATCAGCGATGCAAATAACTCTGTTGCCTCCTATAGGAAAATGAGCTCGCGCGGCAGAGAGAAAAAGGGAGGGAAGTCACTTGGCGCCAACAGAATGCAGATTTTAAAATATGTTCTCGTGTACAAAATGAGTCAACTCCCCGTGGTTTTCTTCATTTCCCCCTTCTTCCGGTACTTGACCAACAGAAAACATGGTTGATCTAGACTTGCATCTAGCACCTAATTGGGATTCAATTGAGGAGAACGAAGACCGGGCCTGTGATCTTGGATACGACTATGACTGGCTAGCTTCCGATGACTCCGACGACGGTATGTTCTTGTGCAATCTCACCTTTTTGCAGTAATACTAGCAGGATAATTTTTTATTGCGGGCTCCATGTAGAAGTTGAGCATTCCCTCCATGACGGCAATGGATGCGAGCATGATCGACTTCATGCCAGCAAAGAAGCCGACGATGAGGCGGACCTCCTTGAACACAGGCGAGCTGCTTCTGCGGAGCACGGGCGACTTGACGTACGCACGCCGGCGGAAGACGCGGGGCGCGGCCAACGCGCCGGCGGGCGCGGACGCGGGCACGGCCAAGGCGCAGGCGGGCGCGGACGCGGGGACGGCCACGGCCAACGCGCCGGCGGGCGGGGACGCGCGCGAGGCCAACATGCAGACGGACCCGGCCATGCAGTGGACGCAACGCAGGCTTCACAGATATACGTACTGTATGTATTCCATACTCCTTGAACCAGATCATGTACTCCGGGGTAGTACTTGAACCGTTGTGTCACCATCTCTGCTCAGGTGGATCACCGAGGCGCTGGTGGACGAGGCCACGCAGAGGATGGAATACAGTGCAAGCCGCCGGTGAATCCagcggagaagtggtggccggtgtCCTTTTGCACGATGGTTTCGCTCAGAAGTAGGAAGACCTTCTATCCTGGGGCGATCCGGCTTGGTACAACCAGGGCCTATCTCTTCGACAGCGAACATGTTCTTATAGATTCTCGTGCGCGCCGGACCGGTGAAGTATTCATCCAGGGAACGGTTGTCATGTTCCCCTGCCATCTTGCGAACATCACCATCGGCGACCAAGGAGTTGACGCGGCAGGTTCTATGTGCGCACACGACTCAGGCCATGGAGAAGATGCTGCTGGTGGATGCGATGGCTCGGAAGTGGAAGAAGCTGCCAGTATGCACGCGGGCCTCGGACGTGCTCGTGGTGCACATGATGTCGTGCTTAAACGCGTGCGTGCGGCGCTACTTGCTGGTCCTGTCGTCGGGCGTGGCCGTGGAGGTGACGACAATGCCGTCGGGGACGCCAGTGATGCTCGACGTGGTCGTCGACGCTTGGGCTTGGCTGGTCGCAGCAGAATGCGCCTGACTCTGACGAAGTGGCAAGGCAGCCTTACCGAAGTTGTTCCATCTTCGCTAAATGGCAGCAGCAATGATGCAACCAGCCCTGCCGACGTTAACCAAGGTGACTGTACAGAAAGTGTTCCATCTTCAGTAAATGGCAGCGGCAATGATGCAACCAGCCCCGCCGGCAACGTTAACCCATGCATCCGTGTGGAGTTGAACAAAGGTGTTGTTCCAGAGAGTGACCCTGGAGTACAAGCTGAAGTAGCTGACACCGGCAGCAACAATGGTTAGTCTTCTGCATGAGTTATTTCTGAAGAGAATGTTAGTTCTTTTTAGCTGAAAGTAATTCAGTTCTTGTTCTGA
This portion of the Triticum dicoccoides isolate Atlit2015 ecotype Zavitan chromosome 7A, WEW_v2.0, whole genome shotgun sequence genome encodes:
- the LOC119334251 gene encoding syntaxin-124-like; the encoded protein is MNDLFSSSSFKKYADANPETSAADMEAGGMNGANLDQFFSDVEAVKEDLKGFETLHKRLQSTNEETKTAHDARTIKALRSRMDGDVEQVLKRAKAVKAKLEALKSDNANSRKAPDWGPGSSVDRTRTSVVAGLGKKLKDIMDDFQGLRAKMAAEYKETVARRYFTVTGEHAEESTIDSLISSGESESFLQKAIQDQGRGQVMDTISEIQERSDAVKDIERSLMDLHQVFQDMAALVEAQGHQLNDIESHVAHASSFVRRGTVELEQAHEIQKDTRKWMCFAVLGGIALVVVLVTPVLINLHILTLR